The following DNA comes from Terriglobales bacterium.
GAGTTTCTCCTCGGTGGGCTCGGTCAGCGGTCCTGTAGTGTTCGCCGGATACGGCGCTTCCGCAGAAGCGTTCGGTTACGACGACTACACCCACTTCGACGTGAAGGACAAGATTGTCATCGTGCTGCGCCGCGAGCCGCCTGCGTTTCAGGAGAAGAGCGGCCGCCAGGGTCCTACACCTCACTCGCACCTGATCACCAAGGCCATCAACGCTCGCAACCGGGGAGCCCGGGCGGTCATCCTGGTCAACGGCAACCTCGGTAAGGGAGAGCAGGACCTGCTGTTGCGTTTCGAGAAGCTGGCCGGCCCCGAAGATGTTGGCATCCCTATCGTGCAGGTGAAGAACGCCGTGGCGGAGAGTTGGTTCCAGGCTGGCGGCGCTTCCCTGTCTCAGCTCCAGCGTGAGATCGACGAGAAATCCGAGCCTCGCTCCCGCGCCTTGCCCGAATCGCTGCGCCTATCACTGCAGGTGAACATTGAGAAATTGCGCTCCAAGGTACACAACGTCCTTGCCTATCTGCCGGGCAAGAGCGACGAATACGTCGTGCTGGGCGCCCACTACGATCACCTGGGCCGCGGTGGCGTCAACTCACTTGCGCCTTCACAGACCGGCCAGATCCACCATGGCGCCGACGACAACGCCTCCGGAACCGCCGGCCTGCTCGAACTGGCTCGGGTCTTCTCGGAAGAGAGAGCGAAGCCGGAGCGCGGCATCCTGTTCGCCGCCTTCGCGGGCGAGGAGCTCGGGTTGCTCGGTTCGGCGCACTGGGTCAGCCACCCCACTCTGCCCCTCAACAAAGCGGTAGCCATGCTCAACATGGACATGATCGGACGCATCCAGGGCGGCAAGATTTATGTCGGTGGGGTGGGCACCGGCTCCAACCTGCGCTCCCTGGTGGAGGGCGCGGTGACCCGGCACGAGCTGACCGTGGATTACTCAGCCAGCGGCTACGCCGCCAGCGACCACACTTCCTTCGTCACGCAGCGCATCCCCGTGCTGTTTTTCTTCTCCGGGCTGCACTCCGACTATCACAAGCCTTCCGACACCTGGGAGAAGATCGACTCGGCCGCGGCCGCGAACCTGCTCGACCTGGTGGCCGAGATCACCGAACAATTGTCCGCCGGGGAGCGCCCGCAATTCGTGAAGGTGGAAGCCGAGACGCGTGGCCCCGCTTCACCCTCCGGAGGCGGAGGCTACGGTCCATACTTCGGCTCGATCCCGGACTTCGGCCAAGTGGAGAACGGCGTGCGCTTCGCGGACGTGCGCCCCGGCTCGCCGGCTTCCAAGGCTGGATTGCGAGCGGGCGATGTGCTCATCCAGTTCGGCGAAACCCCGGTAAAGAACCTCTACGACTTCACTTACGCCCTGCGGCGCAGCAAGGTGGGCGATGTGGTCGAGGTCAAGGTGCTGCGCGGAGGCCAGACTGTTTCAGCCAGCGTCACCCTGGAACAGCGCCGATGAGATGGTTCGTGCGCATGAAGCTGGCGGTTTTGCGCGCTTTCGCTGTGACCGTCCTGCTGATCTCAGCCACCGCCCCGGTCGCAACCCAGTCGACAGCGGTACTGGCCCTGCCTGCTGAGACTCATCTGCGCAACGTCCGCCAGCTCACCAACGGCGGCGAGAATGCCGAGGCTTATTTCTCGGCGGATGACAAGTTCCTCATCTTCCAGTCTTCCGGGGAAGGCGTCGCGTGCGATCAGATCTACATCATGCCGGTTGCGGCGTCGGATGCCGGCCAGAAGAAACTCGTCAGCACGGGTAAGGGCCGCACCACATGTTCCTACATCTTCCCCTCTGGAAATCGCATCCTTTTCTCTTCCACGCACATGGCTGGTCCCGAGTGTCCGCCCCGCCCGGACTATTCGCGCGGATACGTCTGGCCCATTTATTCCACTTATGACATCTTCACCGCTCGGCGTGACGGCTCTCACCTTCGCCGCCTCACCGCCACGCCCGGCTACGATGCCGAGGCCACCATCCGCCGTGACGGTAGGAAGATCGTCTTCACCTCCACGCGCGACGGCGACCTCGACATTTACACCATGAACGCCGATGGATCTGGCGTCCGCCGGCTGACGCGCGAACTGGGATACGACGGGGGCGCATTCTTCTCACCCGACGGCAAGAAGATTGTCTACCGAGCGCACCATCCCAAGACTCCGGAAGAGATCGCCGACTACCAGGCCCTGCTGGCCGACGGTTTGATTCGACCCGGCAACCTCGAGCTTTGGGTCATGGATGCCGATGGCTCCAACAAACGTCAGATCACTTCTAACGGCGCCGCCAACTTCGGACCGTTCTGGCATCCCGACGGCAAGCGCATCATCTTCGCTTCTAACCTGGCTGACCCGAAGAGCCGCAACTTCGACCTCTACCTCATCAACGCTGACGGCACCGGGCTGGAACGCGTAACCCACCATCCCGAATTCGACGGCTTCCCCATGTTCAGCTCCGACGGACGCCTTTTGGTCTGGGCCTCCAACCGCAACAACGCCCGCCGTGGCGAAACCAACCTCTTCCTCGCTGACTGGGCGGAGTAGCACGCTTGCCCGTGACGCGGTACCGCGCCGCCGTACGGCGAGCGTTGGTTCCGAAAAGCCCAAGATGAGACCCGAAAGTCTTGGGAAAGACCACGGCAGGCGATCAGGAAGCCGTTTTCCCTGGCCGCGGGCAAGCGGCCGCAATTTGTGCCCAAACACAGCCAGGCCGTCCCGCGGGCGGCCTGGCTGCGAATTCAGAAATTGGTTGCGGGGGCCCGCAACGTCCCGAAAGTGCCATTTAGAATCAACATCTTACGGACCGCCTCCCGGCGAAAGCGTGTTTCCTAAAGTATCACTTGAAGTGCAGCTTGCGTGGATGGCTGGCTGCCTGCGCCTCCAGGGATCGCCTGCAGGCTCGAACTCGCGAACGGGCCTTCGCCGTGGCCGGCATGGTGGTGATGAAGCTGCTGCATTGCATTCCCGGCAGCTTCAGTCGCTACGAATATCTCGCCTCGGCCGTCTGGATGACTCTTGGGGCCTTGTTCTCCGAAAACGCGATTCATCACTCTCATTCGCTAGAACGTGAACTTCGCCGCCAACTGGAATTGTCGCGGGTTGAACATGGTGCGGGGTGTTCCAAACAGAGGATTGGGAACCGGCGGACCGGCCAGCGGACAGTTACCCACCTGGACGTTCTGAATGGCGATAGAGGTCGCGTCCTTATACTGGTTGGGAATCCTCCCATCACAGAAGTTGTAGGTGCCGTAGACGGAAACTACCTCGTTCACGTTGGGCCGGTTGAAGATGTTGAAGATGTCCATGCTCAGCACCAGCCTCTGGCGCTCCTTGAATTGGAAGTAGCGCGAAACGCGGATATCCCAGGCGAAGAACTTGTCGCCCCAGTATGAGTTTCGGCGCTCTTGTCCCACCCGGTCCGTTACCGGGTTGGTGTCGCCGTTGGCATCGAACCCCACGAACATGGTGAAGGGCCGCGACGATTGCGCGTTGACGATGCTGCTGAACTCGAAGTGGCGGAGGAACGTACTTTCCGGTGCGTAGGCCGCAAAGTTGGCGACCAGGCGATGACGGATGTCCTGATTCGAGTTCGCCCGCTCCAAGCTCCGGCGGTAGAGGTTCTCCGGTGTGCTGACGAACGTAGTGAAGGTGCCGTCATCCAGCGTCTTGGAGAAAGTGTAGTTGGCGTTCAGCCGAAAATACTTCCCGGCACGCTCGGTCACAGAGACGGTAGCGCCGTGGTAGACACTGTTGCCACTGTTATCCGTGAAGTAAATCAGACCGATGGGATACATGGGCCCGCTGAAATTGTCCTTGCCCGCGGCGAACCCCGGCAGCGGCGCACCGGCGGCAGGGCAAGTCGCCGGGGCGGTGGCTATCCCCTGCGGCGGCGGTTCGTTGTTCAACCCGTCCGGAGGACAGACGTTCAGGTTGCGCGCCCGCACCAGCTTGTGTGCGGAAACAAAGAGGTAGCCGGCACTCAACACCAGCCCCTTCCCGATTTCGCGGTCGACCTGCAGGCTAGCCTGCTCGGAATACGGAATCCCGCTGTTGGGATCCACCCCGTCGATTCCGACGGTGGTGAGAGGGTCAAGATTGTTGGCCGGAACCTGGCCGGTCCGAATCAAAGCACTGGCTGCATCAGCCGGGAGCGGGAAGCCCGGCGGAAATACCGGGAACCCTCCGGGGAACGGCGTGCCCGGTGGGAAGAATGCCTGCGGCAGCGGGAAGCCGGCCGGGAACTGGTTGAGGGACCAAGGTGCCTGGTCCGCTTCCTTTCTTACTCCGGGCACTCCCGGGAAATTCGCCGGCCGCTGCGGAAAGGTCACGAAGAAGAAAGTGAGGTTGTAGCGGTCGTCGAAGATTCCAAAGCCAGCGCGAATCACGGTCTTGCTGTCGGGCGAGTACGCCAGCCCGATCCGCGGCTGAAAGCCGCGATAGTCTGTGTTGATCTGCCGCCCCAATCCCTTTTCGAGGTCATAGCGCAGGCCGAAGTTCAGGGTCAGCTTGGGAGTGACTCGCCACTGGTCCTGCACAAAGAAGCCCAGGTAGCTGTGGTTGAAGGCCGCCACGAAGTTCTGCGTTTGGTCCGGCAGATACGCGTTTTCCCAGGTGGTAGGAATCGCCGGAGGAAAACTCCCGGTGGTGATGGGACCGGGCCCGAGGGGGGCGCCCCAGAAGACGATGGGCACGCCGTTCAGGAAGTCTGCTGGATTCGGACCTGGAACCGCGGGGAAGGGCGGAAAGAGCGCATTCTGCGGTCCCAGCGCCAGGGGGCAAGGACCATCGCTGAGGCTGGAGGGAACGAACGGCAGCGGTGTGCCATTCTGCTGGTTTACAAAGTTGGCGAAGTCCACCAGGCAGTTGACGCCGGGGACGATGATTCGCATGGGCGTGAAGCCCGGCGAAATCACGAAGTTGTCGATGTAGTTGAAATCTCCTCCGAACTTCACCAGATGAGAGCCTTTCACCCAGGCCACCGAGTCCGAGGCCTGGAAGCGGCTTTCGTTGACGGCGTCGAAGGTCCCGAAGTTGTGTCCGAACAGGAGCGAGTTGGGGATGTCCAGGTTGGGCTCGCCGGTAACTCCGAGAAAAGTGTAATGCCGGCGCGCGTACTGCAGCAGGGCGGTGTTCACCAAGTTTGACCGCAGCGAGGAAGACAAAGTGGCAACCAGGGACTGATCGCGAATGAAGGCATCGCGTCCGCTGCTGGGTGCGCCGATTCCCCCGCCATCCAGCGTATCGCCCACCAGCAGGTTCAGCTCGCGCGCATCGAAAATGCTGTAGCGGAGAGATAACCGATTGTTGGTATTGAACTGGTGATCGAGCCGGACGAATCCGTTATCGGTGTCCCTGGTCTTCAGAACACTGAGGTCTTCGGGCGGAAGTCCCAGGAGTTCCTTGGCTGCATTGATGAGCGCCAGAGACGTGGTCTGGGTTCCCGTGATCAAATCTACGGTTCCGGTAAGCGTGGAGGGATAGGTCGGCGATTCTCCGCGCCGCTGACCTTCGTAATTGAGGAAGAAGAAGGTCTTGTCTTTCCGGAGAGGACCACCCAGCGTTCCGCCGAACTGATTCTGCCGCAGGGTTTGGGGTTGCGGCTCGCGCTGCAGCAGCGAGCGCGCATTCAACGCGTCGTTCTGGAAATAGTCATAAATCGAACCATGCAGATCATTCGAGCCGGACTTAGTAACGATGTTGACGATCCCCCCGAGCGCACGGCCATACTCTGCTCCGAAGCTGCTGTTCACCACACGGAATTCGCTCACCGCTTCCTGCGAGGGCGTGGCCCGTTGGGAGCCGGTTGCCGTGTTGATGGTGTCGGCGCCGTCCACCGTGACCAGGTTGCTAAAGTCGCGCATACCGCCGAACGAGATCTTAGTGACTTCGAATTCCGTGAATGTCGACTGGAG
Coding sequences within:
- a CDS encoding M28 family peptidase is translated as MTVWKRTPALRLRPRVLGAALASLIISSALAAVEKTDAARYREHVKVLAANRMEGRGAGTRGLDRAGHYLEQEFKRLGLQAAGEDGTYAQSFLVTTGARLRGGNSLVVTLNGAEHKLRLRDDYIPLSFSSVGSVSGPVVFAGYGASAEAFGYDDYTHFDVKDKIVIVLRREPPAFQEKSGRQGPTPHSHLITKAINARNRGARAVILVNGNLGKGEQDLLLRFEKLAGPEDVGIPIVQVKNAVAESWFQAGGASLSQLQREIDEKSEPRSRALPESLRLSLQVNIEKLRSKVHNVLAYLPGKSDEYVVLGAHYDHLGRGGVNSLAPSQTGQIHHGADDNASGTAGLLELARVFSEERAKPERGILFAAFAGEELGLLGSAHWVSHPTLPLNKAVAMLNMDMIGRIQGGKIYVGGVGTGSNLRSLVEGAVTRHELTVDYSASGYAASDHTSFVTQRIPVLFFFSGLHSDYHKPSDTWEKIDSAAAANLLDLVAEITEQLSAGERPQFVKVEAETRGPASPSGGGGYGPYFGSIPDFGQVENGVRFADVRPGSPASKAGLRAGDVLIQFGETPVKNLYDFTYALRRSKVGDVVEVKVLRGGQTVSASVTLEQRR
- a CDS encoding TonB-dependent receptor, which gives rise to MSALVVIALASLSPLVWAQVSISLAQLNGTVRDPRGDSVPKASITLRDVDTNRTYTTSTNSTGFYVAPNLPPGRYDLTIDAPGFAKHTQAGITLTVGQTATVNVDLKVAPVGSVVNVTTEVPPIEPSRSEVSQVIGTEQIKSLPISGRLFTDFALLTPGVATGRTSLQSTFTEFEVTKISFGGMRDFSNLVTVDGADTINTATGSQRATPSQEAVSEFRVVNSSFGAEYGRALGGIVNIVTKSGSNDLHGSIYDYFQNDALNARSLLQREPQPQTLRQNQFGGTLGGPLRKDKTFFFLNYEGQRRGESPTYPSTLTGTVDLITGTQTTSLALINAAKELLGLPPEDLSVLKTRDTDNGFVRLDHQFNTNNRLSLRYSIFDARELNLLVGDTLDGGGIGAPSSGRDAFIRDQSLVATLSSSLRSNLVNTALLQYARRHYTFLGVTGEPNLDIPNSLLFGHNFGTFDAVNESRFQASDSVAWVKGSHLVKFGGDFNYIDNFVISPGFTPMRIIVPGVNCLVDFANFVNQQNGTPLPFVPSSLSDGPCPLALGPQNALFPPFPAVPGPNPADFLNGVPIVFWGAPLGPGPITTGSFPPAIPTTWENAYLPDQTQNFVAAFNHSYLGFFVQDQWRVTPKLTLNFGLRYDLEKGLGRQINTDYRGFQPRIGLAYSPDSKTVIRAGFGIFDDRYNLTFFFVTFPQRPANFPGVPGVRKEADQAPWSLNQFPAGFPLPQAFFPPGTPFPGGFPVFPPGFPLPADAASALIRTGQVPANNLDPLTTVGIDGVDPNSGIPYSEQASLQVDREIGKGLVLSAGYLFVSAHKLVRARNLNVCPPDGLNNEPPPQGIATAPATCPAAGAPLPGFAAGKDNFSGPMYPIGLIYFTDNSGNSVYHGATVSVTERAGKYFRLNANYTFSKTLDDGTFTTFVSTPENLYRRSLERANSNQDIRHRLVANFAAYAPESTFLRHFEFSSIVNAQSSRPFTMFVGFDANGDTNPVTDRVGQERRNSYWGDKFFAWDIRVSRYFQFKERQRLVLSMDIFNIFNRPNVNEVVSVYGTYNFCDGRIPNQYKDATSIAIQNVQVGNCPLAGPPVPNPLFGTPRTMFNPRQFQLAAKFTF